The Haloferax volcanii DS2 DNA segment ATCCCGATGGTGTCGGTGGGGTTGATGCTCGACTGAATCATGACCTGCGTGAGCGAGACGGCGACGACGAGCGTCACCGCCGCCGTCGCGACCTGCCGCCCGGACTCGACCCAAGCGTCGGCCATCTCGCCGGCGTCCATCCGGTAGAACAGGCCGGTCAGGACGGCGACGGGGAGAAACGGCATCGTCCCCGGGAGGTAGAGATACGCCAGCGACCACTCCATCGTCTCGTACCCGAATATCCAGTAGGGGCCGACGGTGAACCCCTGTAAGACGGACACGAGGTCGAGCGTCGGCCAGCGCGTGACCAGTAACACGAGCGCGACGGCGACGTACGGTGCCCACGCCATCCAGACCGGCATCCGCTTTCGCGGTTCTTCGGTGTCGAGCGACGACGGGTCGAGGCCGCCTAACCACTCGTCGAGCCAGCCCCGCCGGTCGGGGAACGTCCATCGCTCGGACGGGACGAGCACGCCCCGGTCGGCCATCACGACGCCGACGGCGAGGACGGCGAACCCGGCGGCGATATCGGGGAGCGCCGGGCCGATGAACCACGCGACGGCGAGCTGCACCGCGCCGGTCAGCCCGCCGAGGACGAGCGCGAACGGCGCGATGGGCGCGGCGGTTCGCGCGGCCCCGCGAACCGACCGCTCGTCGTCGTCACCGAACCAGTAGACCAGCAGGAACACGCCGAGGAGCCCCCAGAACGCGAACGTCAGCCCAGTCATGACGCCGGTCCACGCCGAGACTAACTGCCGGAACGGCCCGCCCGCCATCGCCGCCGGGAGAATCGACTCGATTTGGCTGACGCCGCCGATAATCGGCGTCCCCGCGGCCCCGAACTGCGGGTTCGGCGCGTTGAAAAACAGCCCGAACACCGCCGCCGCCAGCGGCGGGAAGCCGAGGCCGATAAACAGCGGCGCGGCCAGCGCTCCCGGTGTCCCGAAGCCCGCGACGCCCTCGATAATCGTCTCGAAGCCGAGGCCGATGAGGAGCAACTGGATGCGGCGGTCGCGCTCCAGCCGGCGGAAGTACCACCGAATCGTCTCGATGGAGCCGCTGACCTCCAAGTAGTTCATGAGCAGAATCGCCCCGAAGACGATGAGGACGATGTTGAGCCCCTCAAGCGCGCCGTACACCGCGGCTCCCGCCCACGCTGTCGGCTCCATACCCCACACTGCGAACGCCAGCGCCGTCGCCAACACCCACCCGACCCCCATTGACCGCGCCGCCGACCACCGAAGCCCGGCGAGGAGGACGAACGCGACGACGATTGGGACGCTCGCCGCGAGTGCCAAAATCACGACTGAAGTCATTGTGTCTTTCTGTGTGTTTGTGACCGAGTTTGTTGTAGTACGCGCACCGTTCTCTGTCCCGTCCAACCGAAAGCAGGCTTAAGAGAGTCGAGCGACAAAGTCACCGGGTCGCGTGACACAGGCTACGGACTGATGGACTTCGAGTGAGAAAGTGGCCTCGGCACTCACGACTCACAATCTATCCATAGTGAATGTGTTTAGCGGCTCTATAGAGTCCGCTGTGCCCGTAACAACCAGAACTCAGAGGTTTGATTTCGAGTCATATCCTCAGCAAGAACTTTCACCCACTCATCACAATTAGGTGTTCATGAGCACCAACGACCGGCAGGACCGGGTTCCTGGGTTCGTCTATCTGGACATGGACCGAGTAAAATCCATATCGTCCCGTATCGATGAAGGTTCAGTACCTCACAAAGCATCCTCGCCTAGCTGTCTCTGAAGCCTGAATTCTGTGGCCGAGCGGTTGCATTGGCGGTCTCGACGACAGAATCATGGACGGATCGGCGGAGAGCCGTCGCTGTCGGCGGCGGCTGCCGCCGACGCGACAGCGTCGCCACTCCCACTGTTGGCTAGCCCGGTCGGGAGTTACCGGTGGAACCGGTCGTCTGGTGGTCGGTTCGCGGGGACGGCCCGACGCACCGCGAGGGCCGTCCACGCTGCTCGACGGACCATATTGATGAACTCCTTGAACGACCACTCCCAGAGGCGACGCCCCCCACGGCGGGGCGTCGCCACGTACTCCCAGTGCAAATACCGCCAGACGTTCTGTAACAGCAGGCTCACCACGACGTACAACAGCCGTACGACCGGATTCTGTGTCGAGGTCGTCGCGATACTTTGCTCGGAGAGTCGATAGCTTGCCTCGATACCGAAGCGTTTCGCGTAGTGGTATCGAGCGTCCCGTGGTGAGTCGATGAACGGCGCGTCAGCGGCGTAGCCGTGACGCGCCACGCCATGTTCGTCGTACCGTCCGTTCTGGTAGGTACAGTCGATGTAGACGGGAAACTCGACGGTCCAGCTGTGACCGTCGAGTTTCGCTGTCAGACTGTGCTGAATCACGCGACTCCACCCTTCTGAGAGTTCTCGCTTGATCGTCCGTCCCCAGCGGACGATCGGCATGACGTAGGCGTGGTTGTGCGCCTGAAGCAGCGTCAAACACTTGCTGTCGTAGAATTCGCGGTCAAGATAGACGGCCTTGACACCGAGGTCAAGGCCGTCGAGAATACCGAGGAACTCTGCGAGGACACTGCTGGCGGTGTCGCCGTCTTCGAGACGGCGCACCGCCAGCGTGTAGCGTTTGTTCTTCACGCGTGCGTACAGTGTCGCGTACGCGTGAAACGCGGTGGTTCCACGCTTCGCTTGTGAGTGATACAGGCCGTCTGTATCGTCTTCGTCGCCGTAGTAGGGCCGCAGGTGGAGGTCTGCGCAGACCTCCACCTGCTGGGGAAGGACGTCGAGAACGTCTTTCTGGAGGAGCGTGTTCCCGATTTGTTCGAGCGTCTCGAGGTCGAACTTGGTGCGGAGATGGTAGAGAACCGAGTTTTCGTGAGGTGCATCTTCGCTTCTCTTGCAGAGTGTAGAGACCGAGGTCCCGTCGGCGCAGGCGCCGACGAGGACCTCGTAGATGTCTTCAGCATCGAGTTCAGCGTTTTCAGCGAGTGAGAGAGCAACTTCCTCGTCAAGAGAGTTGACGAGGAAGTTAAGGAGCTGGTCCTCGTGGATTTCATCGTCTGTTTGCTGGTTGTTGGACACATCTTCAGCAAGCAGACCTTCTAACTAAACGGCTTTGTGAGGTACTGAAGTTATCTCGATTCGGATAATTTGGAGACGAGAATCACAGTCACTGGACCTTATCGATTTCAGGAGCTCCGTGATGAGATTGAGGACGCGGGAATTTCCATACATGACGGGAGCAACCCAGACCAGCTATCTAGGGGTGATGTTGTAGAGGTGTCTGGAAAGCTGAAACCGATGTCTCTGTTCAAATTCGAGATAGCATTCAAAGCATTTCTCGATATAATGGACAATGAAACTCAACAGTACTTGCAGGAAATCGATTATCAGGACCAACAGGTCCAAGAGGAGATATCGGAAGAGGATGTTGAGGAATTGAAGAACATGCTCAATCTGATACAGAGGTTTGCGGGAGACAAGATTCCACTACGAGCTGACGTGGATAGCCACCCATTTGGCATCCCTCTCGACCGAAACCACATGAGAAGTAACCCGGAGAGAGTGTTCTTCGAGGATAGGGAATATACCGTCTTTGGAAGAGTAGAAAACCTCATTCAGGATGCAGAGCAGTGGGACCCCGCAGCGGTAACGGATATTATCGACACATACGTTCCACAGGAACAAACGGGAGAGGAGATGCGGACCATACTCAAGCAGGTTTCGAGGGAGTTCAATATGCAATTGAGCGATGAAGATTTCATAATCAAGTCTCCAGGGAGCATTATCCACCCAATCGCAGTTCACTGGTAGCGGTCACTCATACAATTCTAAGGAACACACTCGGACGAGCCATTTTAGACGACTTTCTATTCCGGCGGTTCAAGAACGAGAGAAGGGAAGTTACCGATTCTCACTGTGTGACTCACATCTCGACTAGTAGAGTCGATACCTCGATAGTAGTGACTGGGGCCTATGTGACCTCTCAGAGTGTACTCTATTCGCCTGTTGATTACGACTGTCCTCTCTCAGAGGGTAGCAGACGCGATTCTCTGACATTCGTGCACTTCTCTTCGCGAATGTATGGATAGAAAGCTGGCCTCGGCACTCGAACCAGTAATTATTACCGACTCACGAAACAATTTATAGAAGATGTCTGATTCACGCCTAAACCGATAGACTGCGAGGGGATATCTATCGAGATACTCCCTATGTTATGGAATACTCCCTGACGAAAGAGAATCTTCAACGCGAGGGTGAGGGACAAAAATACAAACCTGGTCCGGCTAAGACGAATGATTCTATCGGAACGTCGTCGGATTAGAAATCGCTCAATGCTCGCTGATAGATTTTATATCGGTCTGCTACGTGAGCAGCACCTTCTGAAACACCTTCTTCACAGGACTCCTGATAGTACCTAAGCTCTCGCCCAAACTTGTCAATTCCAAATGCGCAAATGAGTGCGACTTCTGCAGTAGAGATTGCAGAGTAAGCTAACAATCGGATTGCCCTGTCGATGAACTTGATGTAGCCCGGCCCGTACAGCCGACTGAATATCCCTCCATGTTCGTAGTTGGCCCATTCTCGGAGTAGCTTGAATACGTGGTAGAAAGTAGAGGTGTCCCGCCCATTATCCCATGTACTGATATTTTTTGCTTTGCTATATACCGCATTCATTTGACGCTCATAGTGATTTGCATATTTTTCCTCACGCTGACCACGGATTTCAGGTATCCATTCTTCATTTTCAACGCCAATGAAGTACGGAAATGGTTTCCTGAAGTCGAAGAATTGCCCAGAAGAGGGAGCAAAATTAAACGGATACCCATAGAGACCACGGGCTCGTGAGGACATAAACTGATTAGAGTGTTTTCTTAGCGTAGCCTGATGCGAATTAGATAAATCAGAATCATCTTTAGTACGGATAATTGCTGAGGCAGACTTGTATAGTGCGTAATAGCACATCGTGATTCGCCATTCAGCAGTTTTCATCCTCTCTTCGGGCCCAGCATCAACCGGGTCACTCAAACAATATTCATCCCTCCAAGCATTAGTCAAATTCCGGAAAGCCTTCTCCGCATAGATTCTATCTGAACCAGACCGATTGCGAAAGAACCCCAGAAGTTGACCTCGATTTTCCACGGCGAATTCAAGAGTTGCATAAATAATGTGCTCCTTCAACCGTTCAACGTCACTATCGTTACTTGCCTCAGCTAAATTCAAACCCCAAACGCTCTGTTCATCTGAATCGATTTCAGAGGATGGCGCAACAGAATTGTCCAGCCCCATATTTTGGTCCCGCCCATACTCATAGGCCCAATAATACCCGTTTGCTATTGTTTTAAAAAATTGACCTACGGGTATCGCCTGCTCCGCAAATCTCCGAGCAGTATGCGACATTTCTCTATACTGTATCCGTACATAACTAATTACTTCCCTTTGTATCTAGAGCTATACTGAATACCAACCTAGGCCGAAATACTCAGTTCTCGTGCCTCTTCGGGATTTGTCTTCATTCGTTCAACACGCTCTGCAGATTCGAGATTTTTTGTTAATGTGAGTAGTTCTCGCCCTCGCAACTCGAGCCACGTAGTGTCAAAATCACTCCGCTCTGCCTCAGTTGCGGGAATCCAATAGCAGTCTCCGATGAATTCCTTGCTTCCCTTGGACGCGAACGCGAATGCTGTCGTCTCTTCCGGTATCAAGGTCAACGCGTCCTGAACAGCAATCAGATACTTTGTCCCCAATGCGACGAAGACCAAGTCGTAGCCTTTGGCAAGGATTTGCCGGAGGTCCTGAGGGATATTCTTCTCCCGGCCAACAGCCGCTACTAACTCGTTGTTGGTCATCGTATCTACGTCGAGGTTCATCCGTTCTGCCCGTTGACGAACCTGCTCAATCTCGCTGAATGTACATTCATAGGACGGAATCTCTGTTCCAGCAGAGAGGACACCAAACCCGGCAGAGATGATACGCCAATCCACATTAGCGAACTCCGAAAGCTCTTGTACAGCTGATTCGATATGCTCGTGCTCGCGTCCCGTGTACATCTCAGCCGCCGAAGCGACTGAATTAGGATGCTCGCTCAGTAACTCTGTCCGCTCCCGCGAGTCTATCTCTTCGGGACCAATAACAGCATCAAATCGCTTCGTTCCTGAACAAGGTGAGATAATGAGCACATCCAATCCCATTTGTGTATTCTTATTCTGAATGACTACTCAGAGAACGAAACTCTTTGTGGACGTGCCTGAGAATCATATGCTAAGCAACAACGATGGCACGACGTGAGGATATTACCCGACTCTATGAACTCCTTGACGAGTTAGAGCAGACCGTCGGCGGGAAACAGAAGCTCAAGGACTGTACCGGCTATATGGACTGGCCCGACAGAGGCGTCTACTTCTTCTTTGCGTCAGACGAACACCGCGACGCCGGCGACCAGCTTCGGATTACTCGCATCGGGACTCACGCTGTCTCCGAGAGAAGCAGTACCTCGCTCTGGGACCGACTCAGAACACATCGCGGAGCAAAGCGGGGAACCTACGAAGGCGGCGGGAACCACCGAGGCTCTGTCTTCCGAAAACGAGTCGGCGAAGCGTTCGTTGAGCGTGATTCCCTGAATGATGAGTATCCCCATTGGGGCGAAGGCTCAAGCGCGAAGCGAGAACGACGACTTGATGAACTCGAGATGGAGCGGCGAGTAAGCGACTATCTTCGGGACCTGCCGTTCCTCTGGCTCAACGTTGACGATGAACCAAGGGCCGAGAGTCAACGGGCCTACATCGAACGAAACACGATTGCGCTCCTCAGTAACTACCAGCGAGAGGCCGTTGACGCTCGCTCAGATAATTGGCTGGGAAATCATAGTCGGAGCAAGAAAATCCGCGAATCCGGACTGTGGAATGTGAACCACGTCGATGAGGATTACGACCCGGAATTTCTCGACCTCCTCCGCGACCAGATAGAAGAAACGTCGCCAGTCTAAGAATCGACCGCCATCGTAGCGACAGGACACTATTATAATGGTAATGTCTGTACAGCAATAGTATGGCAATCTACGTCGACGACCCTCTCAATTCGAACGA contains these protein-coding regions:
- a CDS encoding ISH3-like element ISH51 family transposase → MSNNQQTDDEIHEDQLLNFLVNSLDEEVALSLAENAELDAEDIYEVLVGACADGTSVSTLCKRSEDAPHENSVLYHLRTKFDLETLEQIGNTLLQKDVLDVLPQQVEVCADLHLRPYYGDEDDTDGLYHSQAKRGTTAFHAYATLYARVKNKRYTLAVRRLEDGDTASSVLAEFLGILDGLDLGVKAVYLDREFYDSKCLTLLQAHNHAYVMPIVRWGRTIKRELSEGWSRVIQHSLTAKLDGHSWTVEFPVYIDCTYQNGRYDEHGVARHGYAADAPFIDSPRDARYHYAKRFGIEASYRLSEQSIATTSTQNPVVRLLYVVVSLLLQNVWRYLHWEYVATPRRGGRRLWEWSFKEFINMVRRAAWTALAVRRAVPANRPPDDRFHR
- a CDS encoding DUF6414 family protein encodes the protein METRITVTGPYRFQELRDEIEDAGISIHDGSNPDQLSRGDVVEVSGKLKPMSLFKFEIAFKAFLDIMDNETQQYLQEIDYQDQQVQEEISEEDVEELKNMLNLIQRFAGDKIPLRADVDSHPFGIPLDRNHMRSNPERVFFEDREYTVFGRVENLIQDAEQWDPAAVTDIIDTYVPQEQTGEEMRTILKQVSREFNMQLSDEDFIIKSPGSIIHPIAVHW
- a CDS encoding L-lactate permease, which encodes MTSVVILALAASVPIVVAFVLLAGLRWSAARSMGVGWVLATALAFAVWGMEPTAWAGAAVYGALEGLNIVLIVFGAILLMNYLEVSGSIETIRWYFRRLERDRRIQLLLIGLGFETIIEGVAGFGTPGALAAPLFIGLGFPPLAAAVFGLFFNAPNPQFGAAGTPIIGGVSQIESILPAAMAGGPFRQLVSAWTGVMTGLTFAFWGLLGVFLLVYWFGDDDERSVRGAARTAAPIAPFALVLGGLTGAVQLAVAWFIGPALPDIAAGFAVLAVGVVMADRGVLVPSERWTFPDRRGWLDEWLGGLDPSSLDTEEPRKRMPVWMAWAPYVAVALVLLVTRWPTLDLVSVLQGFTVGPYWIFGYETMEWSLAYLYLPGTMPFLPVAVLTGLFYRMDAGEMADAWVESGRQVATAAVTLVVAVSLTQVMIQSSINPTDTIGMMNVLSLVLAEGAGAALPVVAPWIGALGTFVTGSNTTSDILFNALQYNAAADVGISRALVVAIQNVGGGVGNMISVLNIAAISGVIGIAGREGDILRKVVVPTVVFALFVGVVGSLLVYVVAPGVF